Genomic window (Streptomyces yatensis):
GGAGGGACACGTATGTCCGCGCCAGAACGGATACCGCCGCGGAGCCTGACGCCGCCCACCCGTCTCCCATCACCACCCGGGGCGGAGGCTTCGCGCCTCTTGTCCCCGTCCGAGCTGCTGGCTCTCGGTGAGCTGACGGTGCGGGGACAGGTCCGGGAGGCGTCCAACGCGGTGCTGTACTGCACGGTCGAGTACGACGGCCACAGCGCCCCTTGCGTCTACAAGCCGGTGGCCGGGGAGCGGCCGCTGTGGGACTTCCCGGACGGCACGCTCGCCCAGCGCGAGGTCGCGGCGTACGAGATCTCCGAGGCCACCGGCTGGGGCCTGGTGCCGCCCACCGTGCTGCGCGACGGGCCGTACGGGCAGGGGATGTGCCAGCTCTGGATCGAGGTCGAGGCGGCCCCCGACGGGGTCGACGGCGACGGATCCGCGGACGGCGACGGATTCGCGGACGGCGACGGCGAGGGGTCCGGGGAGACCGGGGGAGCGGAGCTGCTCGCGCTCGTCGAGGGCGACGAACCGGGCCCCGGCTGGAAGGCGATCGGCTACGCCGAGGTGGGCGAGGGCCGTACGGCGCTGCTGGTCCACGCCGATGACGTACGGCTGCGCCGGCTGGCCGTCCTCGACGCGGTGATCAACAACGGCGACCGCAAGGGCGGCCATCTGCTGCCCGCGGCCGGTGGCCGGCTCTATGCGATTGATCACGGAGTGACCTTCAACGCCGACGACAAGCTGCGCACGCTGCTGTGGGGCTGGGCCGGGGAGCCGCTGCCGGACGATGTGCTGGAGGTGCTGCGCCGGTTGGCGGACCAGCTGGCCGACGGCGGCGCGCTCTGCGCCCGGCTGGCGGAGCTGATCACCGGGGCCGAGATCGAGGCCCTGAGGGCCCGTGTGGCCACGCTGTTGCGGACCGGGAAGCACCCCGAGCCCAGCGGCCAGTGGCCCGCCATCCCCTGGCCGCCGGTCTGAGACCACCTGTCCGAGGCGTCGGTCCGAGGCCCCGGTCCGAGGCCCCGGTCCGAGGCGGCCGGGTCCGCTCCGGGTCCGCCGCCGGTCTGAGCGGACTGGCCCGTTCCGCCTCCGTGCGGCGCTCCGGCGCGTCCCCGCCCGGCGGCGGTGGAACGCGGCTCAGGGGGCTATGCAGCTCACGGGCGCATCCACAAGACCGCCGATCCGGCCAACACCGCTGGTCCGGTTCGTATGCGGACGCTGCATCCGGTTACGCTCATTGCATGTATGCCTGGCCCGCTTCTGAGGTTCCCGCCCTGCCCGGCAGTGGCCGGGACCTGAGCATTCACGACACCGCGACCGGGGGACGGATCACTCTGACCCCCGGTCCCGTCGCGCGCATCTACGTCTGCGGGATCACCCCGTACGACGCGACCCACATGGGTCATGCCGCGACCTACAACGCGTTCGACCTCGTTCAGCGCGTATGGCTCGACACCAAGCGCCAGGTTCACTACGTCCAGAACGTCACGGACGTCGACGATCCCCTGCTGGAGCGGGCCCAGCGGAACGGCGACGACTGGACGGCCCTCGCCGAGCGCGAGACCGCCCTCTTCCGCGAGGACATGACGGCCCTGCGGATGCTGCCCCCGCGCCACTACATCGGCGCCGTCGAGTCGATACCGGGCATCGTGCCGCTCGTGGAGCGGCTGCGCGACCTGGGCGCCGCCTATGAACTCGAGGGCGACATCTACTTCTCCGTGGAGTCCGACCCCTCCTTCGGCTCGGTCAGCCGGCTCGACGCCGAGGCCATGCGGCTGCTGTCCGCCGAGCGCGGCGGCGACCCGGAGCGCCCCGGCAAGAAAAACCCGCTCGACCCGATGCTGTGGATGGCCGCCCGTGACGGCGAGCCGAGTTGGGACGGCGGATCGCTCGGCGCCGGCCGCCCCGGCTGGCACATCGAGTGTGTGGCCATCGCCCTGGACCACCTCGGCATGGGCTTCGATGTGCAGGGCGGCGGATCCGATCTCGCCTTCCCGCACCATGAGATGGGCGCCTCGCACGCCCAGGTGCTCACCGGTGAGCGGCCGTTCGCCAAAACGTATGTGCACGCCGGAATGGTGGCCCTGGACGGCGAGAAGATGTCCAAGTCCAAGGGCAATCTGGTCTTCGTCTCGGCGCTGCGCCGCGACGGTGTGGACCCGGCGGCCATACGGCTCGCGCTGCTCGCCCACCACTACCGCGCGGACTGGGAGTGGACGGACGGGGTGCTGCGGGAGGCCGAGGAGCGCCTCGGGCGCTGGCGTGCGGCCGTCTCGCGGCCGGACGGGCCCTCGGCCGCCGCGCTGGTGGAGGAGATCCGCGAGGCGCTCGCGAACGACCTGGACTCCCCGACCGCCCTGGCCGCCGTCGACCGCTGGGCCGCCGCGCAGACGGCCACCGGCGGTACGGACGAGGGGGCGCCCGGGCTGGTCTCGCGCGCCGTGGACGCGCTGCTGGGCGTGGCCCTCTGACGCGGCGTCGTATCGCCGCACCGTCATGACGGTGAACGCGTGAGCCCGCGCCGGGACCCTCCCGGCGCGGGCTCGTCGCCGCTTGCCGTGTGCCGTTCCACGGGCTGACGTGGGGGCGTGCGACGCCGGGCGTCATGCGGGCCCGTGCACCGTGCGCCGGTGCACCGTGTGGAGCGTGGCGTACCCGCGCGGCGGCGCGGTGGTGGGGCTACCGGCCGGAGCCGGACCCCTCGTCCCCGTCGCCGCCCCGGTCCGTGCCGCCCTCCTCGCGGCGGGAGGCGTCCTGGCCCTCGCCGCCCTGAGCACCCTGGGCGTCGTCCGGACCCTTGGCGTCGTCCTCGGCGCCGCCGGTGTCCTCGGCGTCGTTGGCCACCTCATCCCTGGGCGACGGCTTGCGCGGCCGCCCATGGCCCGTGGAGGGATCCCGCAGATAGGGGGCGCCGGGGCCGCCCGTGCCGCCCTCCGCGAGACCGCCGGTCTCGGTCGCGTGGCCGCCCGGGCCGGGCTGGCCGTCGCGCCGCCGCAGATAGCGCTCGAATTCGCGGGCGATGGCCTCGCCCGACGCCTCCGGCAGCTCGGCGGTGTCCCGCGCCTCCTCCAGCGACTGGACGTACTCGGCGACCTCGCTGTCCTCGGCGGCCAGCTGGTCCACGCCCAGCTGCCAGGCCCGTGAGTCCTCGGTCAGCTCGCCGAGGGGGATGCGCACCGAGATCAGGTCCTCGAGGCGGTTGAGCAGCGCCAGGGTGGCCTTCGGGTTCGGCGGCTGCGAGACGTAGTGCGGCACGGCCGCCCACAGGCTCACCGCCGGGACGCCGGCGTGGGCGCAGGCCTCCTGGAGGACTCCGACGATCCCGGTCGGGCCCTCGTAGCGGGTCTCCTCCAGGTCGAGGCTGCGGGCCAGGTCCGCGTCGGAGGTGACCCCGCTGACCGGCACCGGCCGGGTGTGCGGGGTGTCGCCGAGCAGTGCGCCGAGGATGACGACCATCTCCACGCCCAACTCATGGGCGTAGCCGAGGATCTCGTTGCAGAACGACCGCCAGCGCATGCTCGGCTCGATACCGCGCACCAGCACCAGGTCCCGGGACTTCTCCCCGGTGTCCGCCCGGACCACCGAGAGCCGGGTCGTCGGCCAAGTGATCTTGCGCACGCCGCCCTCCAGGGCAACGGTGGGCCGGTTCACCTGGAAGTCGTAGTAGTCCTCGGCGTCGAGCGAGGCGAAGACCTCGCCCTTCCACTCCCGGTCCAGGTGCCCGACCGCGGTCGAGGCGGCGTCTCCGGCGTCGTTCCAGCCCTCGAAGGCACAGATCATGACCGGGTCGATCAGCTCGGGAACCCCCTCAAGCTCGATCACCCAGCGCCTCCTTCCGACCGGGGCGGACGGATCGGTGCCGCCACCGGCTGCAGTTCCCATTGCGTGCCACCCAAGCCTACGGCTTTCCGGTGCTCCGGCCGCAGCCCCTGTCCAGGACCACTAAGAGATTCATCCGATCTGTCCTTGGAAAGTTCCGGCGTACCTCTGGACGAAACCCTTCGCGCAGCGCTATACATCGGATCATCGCGAAAGGTCCGATGTTCTCTCTCGCGCATCGTTTCAGGGAGCCCCCATTGAGTCTGCGTCCATCCGTCACCGAGCTCGAGGTCCATGACATCCGGTTTCCCACCTCGGAGCAGCTCGACGGCTCGGACGCCATGAACCCGGACCCCGACTACTCCGCCGCCTATGTCGTGCTGCGCACGGACGCGGGGGAGGGGGCGGCGTCCGAGGGACACGGCTTCGTCTTCACCATCGGCCGCGGCAACGATGTCACCGCGGCCGCCATCCGCTCGCTCCGCCCCCATGTGGTGGGCCGCCCCGCGCCGCTGACGGCGGCCGATCTGGCCGCCCTGCACCGTGAGCTGACCCATGACTCGCAGCTGCGCTGGCTCGGGCCGGAGAAGGGCGTCATGCATATGGCTGCGGGCGCGGTGGTCAACGCCGCCTGGGACCTCGCCGCCCGGCAGGCGGGCAAGCCGCTGTGGCAGTTCCTCGCCGAGATGTCGCCCGAGGAACTGGTCGGCTTGGTCGACTTCCGCTACCTCACCGACGCGCTCACCCGTGACGAGGCGCTGGCCATCCTGCGCGCCGCCGAGCCCGGCCGCGCCGAGCGCGCCGCGCTGCTGCGCGAGCGGGGCTACCCCGCCTACACCACCTCGCCCGGCTGGCTCGGCTACTCCGACGAGAAAATGATCAAGCTGGCGCAGGAGGCCGTCGCCGACGGCTTCGGCCAGATCAAGCTCAAGGTCGGCGCCGATCTCGACGAGGACCTCCGGCGGATGCGGATCGCGCGCGAGGCGGTCGGCCCCGATGTGCGCATCGCCGTGGACGCCAACCAGCGCTGGGACGTGGCGGAGGCGGTGCGCTGGATGAGCGCCCTGGCGCCGTACGACCCGCACTGGATCGAGGAGCCCACCAGCCCGGACGACGTCCTCGCCCACGCCGCCATCCGCGCCGGGCAGCCGGTCAAGGTCGCCACCGGTGAGCATGTCGCCAACCGGGTGGTCTTCAAGCAGCTGCTCCAGGCCGAGGCGGTCGACTTCGTCCAGATCGACGCGGCGCGGGTCGCCGGGGTGAACGAGAACCTGACGATCCTGCTGCTCGCCGCCAAGTACGGACTGCCGGTGTGCCCGCACGCGGGCGGCGTCGGGCTGTGCGAACTCGTCCAGCATCTGGCCATGTTCGACTTCGTGGCCGTATCGGGCAGCTGGGACGACCGGGTCATCGAGTATGTCGACCACCTCCACGAGCACTTCGCCGATCCCGTGGTCATCGAGTCGGGCCGCTACCGCACCCCGACCGCCCCGGGCTTCTCCGCCCGTATGTACCCCGAGTCGATCGCCGCCTACCGCTATCCGGACGGACCCGAATGGCGGGCCCGCCTCGCGGGGCCCGAACCGGCGCCGCCCGCATCCGCACCGCCCGCATCCGCACCGCACGCACCCGCACCCGCACAGCCCGTACGACAGGAGGACCACCAGTGACCACCGGCGACTTCGAAGGGCTGGCCGCGCTCGTCACCGGCGGCGCCTCCGGTATCGGCGCCGCCATCGCCGCCACGCTGCGCGACCGGGGAGCGCGGGTCGCCGTGCTCGACCGCGACCCGTCGGGCGCCCCGGACGGCACGCTGGCGCTCAAGGCCGACGTCACCTCCGACGAGGCGATCAGGAGCGCGGTGGACGCGGCGGTGACCGAGTTCGGCGCCCTGCACACCCTCGTCGGCAACGCGGGCATCGGCGCGATCGGCAGCGTCGAGGACAACTCCGACGAGGAGTGGCACCGGCTGCTGGACATCAATGTGCTGGGCCTGGTCCGCACCGCGCGGGCCGCGCTGCCCCATCTGCGCGCCGCCGCGGCCGACCGGCCCGGTGCCGTCTCCATCACCCACACCTGCTCGATCGCCGCCACCGCCGGGCTGCCGCAGCGCGCCGCCTACAGCGCCAGCAAGGGCGCGGTGCTCTCGCTGACCCTCGCCATGGCCGCCGACCACATCCGCGAGGGGGTCCGCGTCAACTGCGTCAACCCCGGCACCGCGGACACCCCGTGGGTCGGCCGGCTGCTCGACCAGGCCCCCGATCCGGCGGCCGAGCGCGCCGCCCTGGAGGCCCGTCAGCCCACCGGACGGCTGGTCTCCGCGGATGAGGTGGCCGCCGCCGTCGCGTATCTCGCCAGCCCCGCCGCCGCGGCCGTCACCGGCACCGCGCTGGCCGTCGACGGAGGGATGCAGGGACTGCGACTGCGCCCCGCCTCCTCCTGAGACACCGTCTCCACCCCGGACAGCGCCGCCACTGTGGACAACGGCCTCGCCCGACGCTACTCCCGAGACCAGCACCACCCGCACCACTCGACCCAGAACGACCAAGGACGGGACTCGATGACGAGACTCCGCACCACCGGCACCGCCGCCTGCGCCGTGCTGCTGGCCGTCGCAGCGCTCACCGGCTGCAACCGAGAGAGCAATGGCGCCGGCGGCGGCAAGGTCGGCATCGACATGCCGCGGACGGACACCGACTTCTGGAACTCCTACCAGCAGTACCTGGAGAAGGGTGTCGACAAGGGCACCGTCTCCGCGCTGCCGCTGTCCAACTCCCAGAACGACATCTCCAAGCTGGTCGCCAACGTCCAGGCCTTCACCGACCAGGGCGCCAAGGCGATCGTCATGGCACCCCAGGACACCGGCGCCATCTCCTCCACCCTGGAACAGCTGGAGGAGAAGAAGATCCCCGTGGTGAGCGTGGACACCCGGCCCGACTCCGGCAAGATCTACATGGTGGTCCGGGCCGACAACCGGGCGTACGGCACCAAGGCGTGCGAATACCTCGGCGAGAAGCTGGGCGGCAAGGGCCGGGTCGCCGAACTCCAGGGCGACCTCAGCTCCATCAACGGCCGGGACCGCTCGCAGGCGTTCGCCTCCTGCATGAAGAAGAAGTACCCCGGCATCAAGGTGCATGAGCTGCCCACCGACTGGAAGGGCGATGTGGCCTCCGCCAAGCTGCAGAGCCTGCTGGCCCAGCACAAGGACATCAACGGCATCTACATGCAGGCGGGCGGCGTCTTCCTGCAGCCCACGCTCGCGCTGCTGGAGCAGAAGCGGCTGCTGAAGCCCGCCGGTTCGGACAAGCACATCACGATCATCTCCAACGACGGGATACCCGAGGAGCTGGACGCGATCCGCTCCGGGAAGATCGACGCCACGCTCTCCCAGCCCGCCGACCTCTACGCCCAGTGGGCCCTGAACTACGCGAAGGCCGCTCTGGACGGCAAGACGTTCAAACCCGGCCCCACCGACCACGGCTCCAACATCGTCAAGATCGAGAACGGGCTGGAGGACCAGCTCCCGGCGCCGCTGGTCACCAAGGAGAACGTCGACGACAAGAAGCTGTGGGCCAACCAGCTCGAGAAGAAGTGACCATGGGCACGGTCGAGCAGCCCGCCGTGGTGCGGGCCCAGGGTGTCGTCAAACGGTTCGGTCCCACCGTCGCCCTGGACCAGGCCCGGCTGGCCGTACGGCCCGGGGAGGCCCACGCCCTCGTCGGGCGCAACGGGGCGGGCAAGTCCACGCTGGTGTCCGTCCTGACCGGGATGGAGCGCCCGGACGAGGGCGAGGTGACCTTCGGGGGCGAGCCCGCCCCCGGCTACGGCGACACCGCCGCCTGGCAGCGCAAGGTGGCCTGCGTCTACCAGAAGTCGATGGTGGTCCCGGACCTGACGGTCGCCGAGAACCTCTACCTCAACCGCTTCCCGGGGGCGCGCCACATCCGCTGGCGCGCCCTGCGCGAGGACGCCCGCGCGCTGCTGGCCGAGTACGGCGTGGAGGTGGATCCGCAGACGCGGGCGAAGGACCTCAGCGTCGAGCAGCGGCAGTTCGTGGAGATCGCCCGGGCCCTCTCCTTCGGCGCCCGGCTGATCATCCTCGACGAGCCCACCGCCCAGCTCGACGCGGGGGGTATCGACCGGCTCTTCGCCAAGCTGCTGGAGCTGCGCCGGCAGGGGGTGGCCTTCCTGTTCATCTCGCACCATCTGCAGGAGGTCTACGAACTCTGCGACACCGTCACCGTCTTCCGTGACGCCCGGCATGTGCTCACCGCCCCGGTCGCCGACCTCCCCAAGGAGGAGCTGGTGGCGGCGATGACCGGGGACGACGGCGCGGCGCCCGGAGGCGACTCCCGGGCCGTCGTCCGCGCCCCCGTCGCCCGTAAGGAGGCCGACCCGGGCGGGGAACCGGTGCTGCGCACCGAAGGGCTCACCCTGGAGGGCGAGTTCGACCCGCTGGACCTGGTGGTGCGCCCCGGCGAGGTGCTCGGCCTGGCCGGGGCCACCGCCAGCGGCAACACGGCGGTCGGCGAGACCCTGGTGGGCCTGCGCAAACCGGCCGGCGGGCAGCTTTCGGTGCGCGGCCGCCCGGTGCGCCCCGGCAGCGTGCCGCACGCCATCGACGCGGGCATCGGCTACGTCCCGGAGGACCGGCACGACCAGGGCCTGGTCCTGGGCCGCAGCGTCGCCGAGAACGCCACCTTGACCGTCACCGACCAACTCGGGCCCTACGGCACGGTGCTGCCCTCCCGGACCCGCGCCTTCGCCCAGCGGATGATCACCTCACTGGACATCAAGACCTCGGGCCCCTCGCAGCCCGTTTCGGGTTTGTCCGGCGGAAATCAGCAGAAGGTCGTCATCGCGCGGGCGCTGGCCCGTGAGCCCAGCGTGCTGGTTGCCATCCGCCCGACCGCCGGGGTGGACGTGAAGTCCAAGGACGCCCTGCTCGGCGTCGTACGGGACGTCGCCGCGGCCGGGAGCGGCGCGGTCATCGTCTCCGACGAACTGGACGATCTGCGGGTCTGCGACCGGATCCTGGCCTTCTTCCACGGGCGGGTGGTCGCGGAGTTCGACAGCGGCTGGAGCGACCGCCAGCTCGTCGCCGCCATGGAGGGCATGACGGAGCCGGGCACCGACGGCACGGCGGGGGACACAGAAGACCGCACAGAAGGAAGGCAGTCATGACCGATACCGCACGCCAGCAGACCGCCGAGGCGGTGGCTGACGGCCCGGCGGGGCGGGGCCGGCCGCGGATCGACATCGCGCGCTGGCGCGATCTGTCACTGGTTCCCGTGATCTTCGTCCTCGGGGTCATCGGCTTCATCGTCTCGCCCGCCTTCCTCACCGAGGACAACCTGATCGGCGTCGTCCAGCAGTCCACCGAGCTGGGGCTGCTGGTGCTGGGCGAGGCGCTGATCCTGATCAGCGGGCGGATGGACCTCTCCCTGGAGTCGACCATCGCCGTGGCGCCGGTGATCGCCCTGTGGCTCGTCCTGCCCGATCACGGGGCGCGGTTCGAGGGCCTGGGGCTGCTGCCGGTGTGGACCGCCATACCGCTGTGCCTGGCGGTCGGGGCGCTGATCGGCGCGGCCAACGGCTTCCTGATGCTCAAGCTGCGCGTCAACGGCTTCATCGCGACCCTGGGCATGCTCACCATGCT
Coding sequences:
- a CDS encoding SCO1664 family protein; the encoded protein is MSAPERIPPRSLTPPTRLPSPPGAEASRLLSPSELLALGELTVRGQVREASNAVLYCTVEYDGHSAPCVYKPVAGERPLWDFPDGTLAQREVAAYEISEATGWGLVPPTVLRDGPYGQGMCQLWIEVEAAPDGVDGDGSADGDGFADGDGEGSGETGGAELLALVEGDEPGPGWKAIGYAEVGEGRTALLVHADDVRLRRLAVLDAVINNGDRKGGHLLPAAGGRLYAIDHGVTFNADDKLRTLLWGWAGEPLPDDVLEVLRRLADQLADGGALCARLAELITGAEIEALRARVATLLRTGKHPEPSGQWPAIPWPPV
- the mshC gene encoding cysteine--1-D-myo-inosityl 2-amino-2-deoxy-alpha-D-glucopyranoside ligase, which produces MYAWPASEVPALPGSGRDLSIHDTATGGRITLTPGPVARIYVCGITPYDATHMGHAATYNAFDLVQRVWLDTKRQVHYVQNVTDVDDPLLERAQRNGDDWTALAERETALFREDMTALRMLPPRHYIGAVESIPGIVPLVERLRDLGAAYELEGDIYFSVESDPSFGSVSRLDAEAMRLLSAERGGDPERPGKKNPLDPMLWMAARDGEPSWDGGSLGAGRPGWHIECVAIALDHLGMGFDVQGGGSDLAFPHHEMGASHAQVLTGERPFAKTYVHAGMVALDGEKMSKSKGNLVFVSALRRDGVDPAAIRLALLAHHYRADWEWTDGVLREAEERLGRWRAAVSRPDGPSAAALVEEIREALANDLDSPTALAAVDRWAAAQTATGGTDEGAPGLVSRAVDALLGVAL
- a CDS encoding PAC2 family protein, with the translated sequence MIELEGVPELIDPVMICAFEGWNDAGDAASTAVGHLDREWKGEVFASLDAEDYYDFQVNRPTVALEGGVRKITWPTTRLSVVRADTGEKSRDLVLVRGIEPSMRWRSFCNEILGYAHELGVEMVVILGALLGDTPHTRPVPVSGVTSDADLARSLDLEETRYEGPTGIVGVLQEACAHAGVPAVSLWAAVPHYVSQPPNPKATLALLNRLEDLISVRIPLGELTEDSRAWQLGVDQLAAEDSEVAEYVQSLEEARDTAELPEASGEAIAREFERYLRRRDGQPGPGGHATETGGLAEGGTGGPGAPYLRDPSTGHGRPRKPSPRDEVANDAEDTGGAEDDAKGPDDAQGAQGGEGQDASRREEGGTDRGGDGDEGSGSGR
- a CDS encoding enolase C-terminal domain-like protein, translated to MFSLAHRFREPPLSLRPSVTELEVHDIRFPTSEQLDGSDAMNPDPDYSAAYVVLRTDAGEGAASEGHGFVFTIGRGNDVTAAAIRSLRPHVVGRPAPLTAADLAALHRELTHDSQLRWLGPEKGVMHMAAGAVVNAAWDLAARQAGKPLWQFLAEMSPEELVGLVDFRYLTDALTRDEALAILRAAEPGRAERAALLRERGYPAYTTSPGWLGYSDEKMIKLAQEAVADGFGQIKLKVGADLDEDLRRMRIAREAVGPDVRIAVDANQRWDVAEAVRWMSALAPYDPHWIEEPTSPDDVLAHAAIRAGQPVKVATGEHVANRVVFKQLLQAEAVDFVQIDAARVAGVNENLTILLLAAKYGLPVCPHAGGVGLCELVQHLAMFDFVAVSGSWDDRVIEYVDHLHEHFADPVVIESGRYRTPTAPGFSARMYPESIAAYRYPDGPEWRARLAGPEPAPPASAPPASAPHAPAPAQPVRQEDHQ
- a CDS encoding SDR family NAD(P)-dependent oxidoreductase translates to MTTGDFEGLAALVTGGASGIGAAIAATLRDRGARVAVLDRDPSGAPDGTLALKADVTSDEAIRSAVDAAVTEFGALHTLVGNAGIGAIGSVEDNSDEEWHRLLDINVLGLVRTARAALPHLRAAAADRPGAVSITHTCSIAATAGLPQRAAYSASKGAVLSLTLAMAADHIREGVRVNCVNPGTADTPWVGRLLDQAPDPAAERAALEARQPTGRLVSADEVAAAVAYLASPAAAAVTGTALAVDGGMQGLRLRPASS
- a CDS encoding sugar ABC transporter substrate-binding protein, with the translated sequence MTRLRTTGTAACAVLLAVAALTGCNRESNGAGGGKVGIDMPRTDTDFWNSYQQYLEKGVDKGTVSALPLSNSQNDISKLVANVQAFTDQGAKAIVMAPQDTGAISSTLEQLEEKKIPVVSVDTRPDSGKIYMVVRADNRAYGTKACEYLGEKLGGKGRVAELQGDLSSINGRDRSQAFASCMKKKYPGIKVHELPTDWKGDVASAKLQSLLAQHKDINGIYMQAGGVFLQPTLALLEQKRLLKPAGSDKHITIISNDGIPEELDAIRSGKIDATLSQPADLYAQWALNYAKAALDGKTFKPGPTDHGSNIVKIENGLEDQLPAPLVTKENVDDKKLWANQLEKK
- a CDS encoding sugar ABC transporter ATP-binding protein — translated: MGTVEQPAVVRAQGVVKRFGPTVALDQARLAVRPGEAHALVGRNGAGKSTLVSVLTGMERPDEGEVTFGGEPAPGYGDTAAWQRKVACVYQKSMVVPDLTVAENLYLNRFPGARHIRWRALREDARALLAEYGVEVDPQTRAKDLSVEQRQFVEIARALSFGARLIILDEPTAQLDAGGIDRLFAKLLELRRQGVAFLFISHHLQEVYELCDTVTVFRDARHVLTAPVADLPKEELVAAMTGDDGAAPGGDSRAVVRAPVARKEADPGGEPVLRTEGLTLEGEFDPLDLVVRPGEVLGLAGATASGNTAVGETLVGLRKPAGGQLSVRGRPVRPGSVPHAIDAGIGYVPEDRHDQGLVLGRSVAENATLTVTDQLGPYGTVLPSRTRAFAQRMITSLDIKTSGPSQPVSGLSGGNQQKVVIARALAREPSVLVAIRPTAGVDVKSKDALLGVVRDVAAAGSGAVIVSDELDDLRVCDRILAFFHGRVVAEFDSGWSDRQLVAAMEGMTEPGTDGTAGDTEDRTEGRQS